The Algoriphagus sanaruensis genome window below encodes:
- a CDS encoding 3-oxoacyl-ACP synthase III family protein produces the protein MKRSRILGAGHYVPERIVTNDELSQMMNTNNEWIVERTGIQERRWFTPGVDTVTNMSAKASRMAMERAGIAVQDIDFIVFATITSDYFLPGNGVLLQRELGLDSIGALDIRNACSGFIYALSVADQFIKTGMYKHILVVGAEIQSSALDKSDEGRSSAVIFADGAGAVVLGAVEENESGILSTHLHSQGAYAEELYCIAPSSSGKVRISQEMIDRGDFFLKMNGNAVFKHAVVRFMEVIQEALDANHLQKEDLDLLIPHQANLRISQYIQQKLQLPDEKVFNNIMYLGNTTAGTIPIALSQAWEQGRLKKDDLICLAAFGSGFTWASALLRW, from the coding sequence ATGAAACGATCCAGAATTCTTGGAGCTGGACATTATGTGCCAGAGCGAATTGTGACAAACGACGAGTTGTCACAAATGATGAACACTAATAATGAATGGATCGTCGAACGAACTGGAATTCAGGAAAGAAGATGGTTTACTCCGGGAGTTGATACCGTCACCAATATGTCAGCTAAGGCCAGCAGAATGGCCATGGAACGAGCTGGAATAGCTGTTCAAGACATTGATTTCATTGTATTTGCCACTATTACTTCCGATTATTTTTTACCTGGAAATGGAGTTCTATTGCAGCGAGAACTAGGCCTTGATTCAATTGGAGCCTTGGATATCAGAAATGCTTGCTCAGGATTCATCTACGCACTTTCAGTTGCTGATCAATTTATTAAAACTGGGATGTACAAGCATATCTTGGTGGTGGGCGCAGAGATTCAATCCTCTGCTCTGGATAAAAGCGATGAAGGACGATCTAGTGCCGTGATTTTTGCAGATGGTGCCGGAGCAGTGGTCTTAGGAGCTGTGGAAGAAAATGAATCTGGAATCCTTAGTACCCATCTTCATTCTCAAGGAGCTTATGCTGAAGAATTGTATTGCATCGCGCCAAGCTCGAGTGGAAAGGTAAGGATATCTCAGGAGATGATTGACCGAGGAGATTTTTTCCTGAAAATGAATGGAAACGCAGTTTTCAAACATGCAGTGGTGAGATTTATGGAGGTTATTCAGGAGGCTCTTGATGCCAATCATCTTCAAAAAGAGGACTTAGATTTACTGATTCCCCATCAAGCCAATCTGCGCATCAGCCAGTACATTCAGCAAAAACTTCAGCTACCTGACGAAAAAGTATTCAACAACATCATGTACCTAGGCAATACCACAGCAGGAACCATTCCTATTGCCTTATCCCAGGCTTGGGAACAAGGCCGCCTGAAAAAGGATGATTTGATTTGCTTGGCAGCCTTTGGATCTGGATTTACCTGGGCATCTGCACTACTGAGATGGTAA
- a CDS encoding toxin-antitoxin system YwqK family antitoxin, protein MKKILLVVFALTYFSTFAQKPQLTVQYTPDSTIMGTGVIEGSEREGLWKFYNVKSNFLISEGNFKNGKRDGTWTLYFSNGKRREMADYRNGTISGPAKYFDQEGALIREMIFQDSVLVGKYVEYYGKANAQPYVSPSQVKVEGQYENGKKSGQWVSFYEFGEIYKREYYVNGLLEGPYFEYNPEGDLIAEATAIKGEFEGPFKRYAFGGFVFESGNYKNGKKVGEWVRYFPGTRVLESQEEYDSNGNRTGTWTYYYESGRTARIERYENDIAVGVWEEFYPNKALSKRKTYELGVPVGEYVEYHSTGDISVKGQYENGMKSGIWKSYFPDGQLYSIGEYRNDLKTGLWKYFNKVGILIAEGEFTLGLENGQWFYYYDGGQLKSVGSYQLGFENGIWGLFYDNKQLTQEEYWDNGRLQNVGDYYSYDGKKTLEKGTLINGNGTRFTYYIDGTKESEGTLKNGKAEGLWIFYHENGRKASEGNMIDGKKDGPWKYYNAAGRLSELIRYKDDEIVEEQNPLLIPNLIP, encoded by the coding sequence ATGAAAAAAATCCTGCTTGTTGTTTTCGCGCTAACTTACTTCTCCACTTTTGCACAAAAGCCACAGCTCACAGTTCAATATACTCCTGACTCCACCATTATGGGAACAGGAGTAATTGAAGGTTCAGAACGAGAGGGACTTTGGAAATTTTACAACGTCAAATCCAACTTTTTAATATCTGAGGGCAATTTCAAAAATGGCAAGCGAGACGGCACATGGACCCTGTATTTTTCAAATGGGAAACGTCGAGAAATGGCCGATTACCGAAATGGGACGATCTCAGGACCTGCAAAATACTTTGATCAAGAAGGTGCACTGATCAGGGAAATGATTTTTCAAGACAGTGTTTTGGTAGGGAAATATGTCGAGTATTATGGAAAAGCGAATGCTCAGCCCTATGTAAGTCCAAGCCAAGTAAAGGTGGAAGGACAATATGAAAATGGCAAGAAATCAGGGCAATGGGTAAGCTTTTATGAATTCGGAGAAATTTATAAACGAGAATATTACGTCAATGGGCTTTTGGAAGGTCCTTATTTTGAATACAATCCAGAAGGAGATTTGATCGCAGAGGCAACAGCCATAAAGGGGGAATTTGAAGGACCATTTAAGCGGTATGCCTTTGGTGGTTTTGTATTTGAGTCTGGAAACTATAAAAATGGGAAAAAAGTGGGGGAATGGGTTCGATATTTTCCTGGAACACGAGTTTTGGAGTCCCAAGAAGAGTATGATTCCAACGGAAACCGTACTGGAACTTGGACCTATTACTACGAAAGCGGAAGGACTGCCCGAATAGAACGATACGAAAATGATATTGCTGTTGGAGTTTGGGAAGAATTCTACCCGAACAAGGCTTTATCCAAACGCAAAACCTATGAGCTAGGTGTTCCAGTAGGTGAATACGTAGAATATCATAGTACCGGGGACATTTCCGTAAAAGGCCAATATGAAAACGGAATGAAAAGCGGAATCTGGAAAAGCTATTTTCCAGATGGACAATTGTATTCTATCGGGGAATACAGAAATGACTTAAAAACAGGCCTTTGGAAGTATTTTAATAAAGTTGGAATTCTTATCGCCGAGGGTGAATTTACCTTGGGCCTTGAGAATGGACAATGGTTTTACTACTACGATGGTGGTCAACTGAAATCGGTAGGTTCCTATCAACTCGGTTTTGAAAATGGCATTTGGGGACTTTTCTATGACAACAAGCAATTGACCCAAGAAGAATATTGGGATAATGGCCGACTCCAAAATGTGGGTGATTACTATAGCTATGACGGCAAGAAAACCTTGGAAAAGGGAACCCTAATTAATGGAAATGGAACCCGATTCACCTATTATATAGATGGTACCAAAGAATCAGAGGGAACTCTAAAAAATGGCAAAGCAGAAGGCTTGTGGATTTTTTACCATGAAAATGGAAGAAAGGCCTCCGAAGGAAACATGATTGATGGCAAAAAAGATGGGCCTTGGAAATATTACAACGCCGCTGGAAGACTTTCGGAACTCATTCGATATAAGGATGATGAAATTGTCGAAGAGCAAAACCCCTTGTTGATTCCAAATTTGATTCCTTAA
- a CDS encoding Lacal_2735 family protein: MFGLFKKKSEKEILQKKYTQMLAEVHRLSQINRAQSDKLMAEAEEIAKKIDSLKD, encoded by the coding sequence ATGTTCGGATTATTTAAGAAAAAATCAGAAAAGGAGATCCTTCAGAAGAAATACACCCAAATGCTCGCAGAAGTACATCGGCTTTCTCAAATCAATCGTGCCCAATCGGATAAATTGATGGCAGAAGCTGAGGAAATCGCCAAAAAGATTGATTCCTTGAAGGACTAG
- a CDS encoding ROK family transcriptional regulator: protein MNLINPNEVIAKMDGVVEIKSYVNKIKIIKNLYLKGPNTASEICNEVGISLPTVNSLLADLMSSGEVIKQGRAESQGGRKPDLYRLAPDAFYVLSVDLSKFSIRLALYSCNHTQAFDKEVHKITLNNERETFDQLCTTIDQYIAKTGIPTNKIIAIGFSMPGLVDSIAGVNHTYLKFGKKSLLENLEERFNKKIFLENDARAMTLAEFKFGASHSYKNVLGLFIGWGIGLGIIIDGKIYQGASGFAGEFSHSPIFESKEVTCICGKKGCLEAVASGTAIVRMAEEAIDSDKDSILARIVRDHQGDLEPSVVVEAALAGDQRAITILSEAGLDLGRGISMLIQLLNPELIIIGGSVAEANQYLITPIQQALNIYSMAKSREKTQLALYQLGEDVGLMGGVAVVNEKLFEDVINRLG from the coding sequence ATGAACTTAATCAATCCCAACGAAGTCATAGCCAAAATGGATGGCGTAGTAGAAATCAAATCCTACGTCAACAAGATAAAAATTATCAAAAATTTATACTTGAAAGGTCCGAACACGGCCAGTGAAATCTGCAATGAGGTAGGAATTTCCCTACCCACAGTCAATTCCCTCCTGGCAGATTTGATGAGTTCTGGAGAAGTGATCAAGCAAGGACGAGCTGAATCTCAAGGCGGCCGCAAACCAGATTTGTATCGTCTTGCTCCGGATGCATTTTATGTCTTGTCCGTGGATTTATCAAAATTCTCCATCCGACTTGCCTTATACTCCTGCAACCATACCCAAGCTTTTGACAAGGAAGTCCATAAAATAACGCTAAATAACGAGCGGGAAACCTTTGATCAGCTCTGTACAACGATTGACCAATACATCGCCAAAACAGGCATTCCAACGAATAAAATTATTGCCATTGGATTTTCGATGCCTGGGCTAGTGGATTCCATAGCGGGTGTCAATCATACTTATCTAAAGTTTGGGAAGAAGAGTCTTCTTGAAAATCTGGAAGAGCGATTCAATAAAAAAATCTTCCTGGAAAATGATGCTCGCGCCATGACTTTGGCTGAATTTAAGTTTGGAGCTTCGCATTCTTACAAGAATGTTTTGGGATTATTTATCGGTTGGGGCATAGGACTTGGGATCATTATCGATGGAAAAATCTATCAAGGTGCATCTGGCTTTGCGGGTGAATTTTCCCACTCCCCCATTTTTGAATCCAAGGAAGTAACTTGTATTTGTGGCAAAAAAGGTTGCTTGGAGGCAGTAGCATCAGGTACCGCGATCGTCCGAATGGCTGAAGAGGCCATTGATTCAGACAAAGACAGTATCCTAGCCCGTATCGTCAGAGATCATCAAGGAGATCTTGAGCCAAGCGTAGTCGTGGAAGCTGCACTCGCAGGAGACCAAAGAGCCATTACCATTCTATCGGAAGCTGGCCTGGACCTTGGTCGAGGCATTTCAATGCTCATCCAGTTGCTGAATCCCGAGCTGATCATCATTGGAGGTTCTGTAGCAGAAGCGAATCAATACCTGATTACTCCGATCCAGCAGGCACTCAATATCTATAGCATGGCCAAATCCCGAGAAAAAACCCAATTGGCCTTGTATCAACTAGGTGAAGATGTTGGATTGATGGGGGGAGTAGCTGTGGTTAATGAAAAATTATTCGAGGACGTGATTAACCGGCTGGGATAA
- a CDS encoding VCBS repeat-containing protein, with protein MRIAIYLFFGNLFFFFSSLLCAQNPEKASLIFEKLPAKKTGIQFKNQLKEDADNNILRYEYFYNGGGIAVGDLDGDGLEELFFTGNMTGNKLYKNLGQLKFSDVTKSAGVAGKSSWTTGVSFADVNGDGLLDIYVCFSGKGDPDSRRNELWINEGNLKFSEQAEKFGIDDPSHSTQGLFFDFDRDGDLDLYLLNHNVEVINEIQFDEVRARRHPTAGDKLFRNDQGKFIDISEKAGIKGTGLGFGLSVISSDINGDDWPDLLVTNDYIEPDYLYINNQDGTFTDRLTDYLQHISHFSMGADIADLNQDGRPELFTLDMLPEDNERQKLLYGPENYEQYNLMVNRKFHHQLMRNMLHLNLGDGKFSEIAQVAGISNTDWSWSALFFDANNNGEKDLFVSNGYYRDYTNRDFLKYKGDYYFKKAVAKEKADTLHLVTSMSSTPIHDYLFENQGNIQFKDISTVAGFGDKLFSSGAAYVDLDRDGDLDLVVNHLNESAGIFENKSNSGNWLGIKLMGFEKNPFAVGAKVKINFDGGIQFLEAQPTRGFQSSSSPILHFGLGKVNQVDSIQITWPDGFQEAFLATTINQILTLAYQTGKPVKPIQPTPTPWLLSKGNILEFNPSQSKFNDFKRQPLLLTMPSHLGPILSQSDLNQDGIPELFIGGSKGHAAQIVTFTEGQWTSYRGFRSSADFTDAVDIFEDFNGDGFPDLYLGSGGYHDYTSSDPALKDRLYLNDGQGVLIPQGNFPNYAISTGSALALDLDGDQDLDLVIGGKIIPGRYPETPNSKVLINDGKGIFSDQTDSWLPSPKIGMVTALLEADVNEDSKPDILVFGEFMQPQVLVNSGSYLKLSTDYFESDLGGWWNTVQQVDIDQDGDLDLIAGNMGWNMQLKASPEKEVRLYAADFDQNGSIDPILECVIGEDRYPFPSRDELLDQMVSMRSKFTDYASYSTAKIQDLFSKEELEKAQLLKIQTFTSLIFENTPEGYKSRPLPLEAQYFPIYAIHSTDINQDGKMDLILGGNQNQSRIRIGKMDAGFGLVLLGDGTGNFNPLNPEDSGLSVFGDIKSFEELQVNGEKILVVGINQQPIQVYQFR; from the coding sequence ATGAGAATAGCCATTTACCTGTTTTTCGGAAATTTATTTTTCTTTTTTAGCTCTTTACTCTGTGCCCAAAATCCAGAAAAAGCTTCCCTTATTTTTGAAAAACTTCCAGCCAAAAAAACAGGAATACAGTTTAAAAACCAGCTCAAGGAAGACGCTGATAACAACATTTTACGCTATGAATACTTCTACAATGGAGGCGGCATAGCAGTAGGTGATTTGGACGGTGATGGTCTGGAGGAACTCTTTTTCACCGGAAATATGACCGGTAACAAACTTTACAAAAACCTTGGTCAACTGAAATTTTCTGATGTCACCAAATCAGCAGGGGTGGCAGGTAAAAGCTCCTGGACCACAGGAGTGAGTTTTGCAGATGTAAATGGAGACGGTCTCCTCGATATCTATGTTTGTTTTTCAGGCAAAGGCGATCCTGACTCTAGGAGAAATGAACTTTGGATTAATGAAGGAAATTTGAAATTCTCGGAGCAGGCAGAAAAATTTGGAATCGATGACCCCTCCCATTCTACGCAAGGATTATTTTTTGATTTTGACCGGGATGGAGATTTGGATTTATACCTGCTCAATCACAATGTAGAAGTGATCAATGAAATCCAATTTGATGAGGTAAGGGCTCGCCGACACCCTACAGCCGGCGATAAACTTTTTAGAAACGATCAGGGAAAGTTCATCGATATCAGCGAAAAAGCCGGGATCAAAGGAACCGGATTAGGATTTGGACTCTCCGTCATTTCCTCAGACATCAATGGGGATGATTGGCCTGACCTATTGGTAACCAATGACTACATCGAACCGGATTACCTCTACATCAATAATCAGGATGGAACCTTCACTGATCGTTTGACAGATTATCTACAGCATATTTCCCACTTCTCCATGGGAGCAGATATCGCCGATCTCAACCAAGACGGAAGGCCTGAATTGTTTACCCTGGACATGCTCCCTGAAGATAATGAACGCCAAAAATTACTCTACGGACCGGAAAATTATGAGCAGTACAACTTGATGGTCAATCGGAAATTTCATCACCAACTCATGCGAAATATGCTTCACCTCAACTTGGGGGATGGCAAATTTTCGGAAATCGCGCAGGTTGCCGGAATTTCAAATACTGACTGGAGTTGGTCAGCACTTTTTTTTGATGCGAATAACAATGGAGAAAAAGACCTTTTTGTCAGCAACGGCTATTACCGAGATTATACCAATCGGGATTTTTTAAAGTACAAAGGTGACTATTACTTCAAGAAAGCAGTGGCGAAGGAAAAGGCAGACACCCTGCATTTGGTAACTTCCATGAGTTCTACTCCAATTCATGACTACTTATTTGAAAACCAAGGAAACATTCAATTCAAGGATATTTCAACTGTAGCAGGATTTGGAGATAAACTATTTTCCTCCGGTGCGGCTTATGTCGACTTGGATAGGGATGGAGATTTGGACCTAGTAGTCAATCATTTAAATGAGTCTGCGGGGATTTTTGAGAATAAGTCCAACTCTGGAAACTGGCTTGGAATTAAACTCATGGGTTTTGAAAAGAATCCCTTTGCTGTCGGAGCAAAAGTAAAAATCAACTTCGATGGTGGTATTCAATTTTTGGAAGCACAACCCACACGAGGATTTCAGTCTTCCTCCTCTCCTATTCTTCATTTCGGGTTAGGAAAAGTAAATCAGGTAGATAGCATTCAAATCACTTGGCCAGATGGATTTCAGGAAGCCTTTTTGGCAACTACAATCAATCAAATTTTGACCTTGGCTTACCAAACTGGGAAACCCGTAAAACCGATCCAGCCTACCCCAACTCCTTGGCTCTTAAGCAAAGGAAACATTCTCGAATTCAATCCTTCTCAAAGTAAATTCAATGATTTCAAGCGGCAGCCCTTGTTGTTGACTATGCCCAGTCATTTAGGACCCATCCTAAGCCAGTCTGATTTAAATCAAGATGGAATCCCCGAACTCTTCATTGGAGGAAGTAAAGGGCACGCTGCACAAATCGTGACATTCACAGAAGGACAATGGACTTCCTATCGTGGATTCCGTTCGAGTGCCGATTTCACCGATGCCGTGGACATTTTTGAGGATTTTAACGGAGATGGATTCCCCGATCTATACCTAGGAAGTGGCGGTTACCATGACTATACCAGCAGTGATCCAGCACTCAAAGACCGACTTTATCTCAATGATGGACAAGGGGTTTTGATTCCACAAGGTAACTTTCCAAACTATGCGATCAGCACAGGATCTGCTCTCGCTTTGGATTTAGATGGAGATCAAGATTTGGATTTGGTGATTGGAGGAAAAATTATTCCGGGAAGATATCCTGAGACACCAAATTCGAAAGTTCTTATTAATGATGGAAAGGGCATTTTTTCAGATCAAACTGATTCTTGGCTCCCTTCACCAAAAATCGGAATGGTGACAGCCTTACTTGAGGCAGATGTAAATGAGGATTCCAAGCCAGATATCCTTGTTTTCGGAGAGTTTATGCAACCTCAGGTTTTAGTGAATTCTGGTTCCTATTTGAAATTATCGACTGATTACTTTGAATCCGATTTGGGAGGATGGTGGAATACCGTACAACAAGTCGATATCGATCAAGATGGGGATTTGGATTTGATTGCTGGAAATATGGGTTGGAATATGCAGCTCAAAGCATCACCGGAGAAAGAAGTTCGATTGTATGCAGCAGATTTTGATCAAAACGGAAGCATTGATCCAATTTTGGAATGTGTGATTGGGGAGGATCGCTATCCATTCCCAAGCCGGGACGAGCTGCTTGATCAGATGGTCAGTATGAGAAGCAAATTCACCGATTATGCTTCGTATTCTACAGCCAAAATCCAAGACCTTTTTTCTAAGGAAGAATTGGAAAAAGCCCAACTCCTGAAAATCCAGACGTTCACTTCCCTAATTTTTGAAAACACCCCAGAAGGTTATAAATCAAGGCCTTTGCCTTTGGAAGCACAGTACTTCCCCATTTATGCCATTCATAGCACCGATATCAATCAGGACGGAAAGATGGATCTAATCCTCGGTGGAAATCAAAACCAAAGTCGAATCCGAATCGGAAAAATGGACGCTGGCTTTGGATTGGTCTTGTTGGGAGATGGAACAGGAAATTTTAACCCCTTAAATCCAGAGGATTCAGGACTTTCAGTTTTTGGAGATATCAAATCATTCGAAGAACTCCAGGTCAATGGAGAAAAAATCCTAGTGGTAGGTATTAACCAACAGCCCATTCAAGTGTACCAGTTCAGATGA
- a CDS encoding vanadium-dependent haloperoxidase: MKKNQFTFILFFLSLSAWAKNPDFNWAKIYSEQLFSITEVMVTDVASPPVAARIYAYTNLAAYLAAKSDGQSSKAPDFLPHSLISKLENPRLEQKLSKEFIGIYAMLLVGEKVMPSGYLLQEKQANLKKWAIKAKILTKKNLEAHLRIAQEIATEVLEIAKKDGYIQLTALTRYTPSEAPGSWYPTPPAYLPAVEPEWRTMKTFFLPNLSDFDPLPMAPFDLNPGSSFRNQLDEVKATVSTLTTEQKLIASFWDCNPFAVEFSGHMAIGIKKISPGGHWIGITGIAAIQSNLDFLETAYIHALVGMTLHDSFVSCWKAKYDTNRIRPETIINEKLDPQWKPLLQTPPFPEYTSGHSVISTASARILTAYFGDNYSFVDTSELYFGLPERGFSSFNQAASEAAISRLYGGIHFRDAIENGVIQGEKIADYILDQTQLKRP, encoded by the coding sequence ATGAAAAAAAATCAATTCACCTTTATTCTTTTCTTTCTTTCCCTGAGTGCTTGGGCTAAAAATCCGGATTTCAACTGGGCAAAAATTTATTCTGAACAACTCTTTTCGATCACTGAAGTCATGGTAACTGATGTTGCCAGTCCACCCGTGGCAGCCCGCATTTACGCTTATACTAATCTAGCTGCCTATTTAGCTGCCAAATCCGACGGACAATCCAGCAAAGCCCCTGATTTCCTTCCTCATTCCCTCATTTCTAAGCTTGAAAATCCCAGATTAGAACAGAAATTATCAAAAGAGTTTATTGGAATATATGCCATGCTTTTGGTTGGAGAAAAGGTAATGCCATCAGGATACCTTCTTCAAGAAAAGCAAGCCAACTTGAAAAAGTGGGCGATTAAAGCGAAAATCCTAACCAAAAAAAATCTGGAAGCCCATCTGAGAATTGCTCAGGAAATAGCTACCGAAGTTCTAGAAATTGCTAAGAAAGATGGATATATCCAGCTAACTGCTCTTACAAGGTATACCCCAAGTGAAGCTCCTGGATCCTGGTATCCGACCCCTCCTGCGTATTTGCCAGCTGTGGAACCCGAATGGAGAACTATGAAAACGTTCTTCTTGCCAAATCTTTCTGATTTTGATCCTTTACCAATGGCTCCCTTTGACCTGAATCCCGGAAGCTCCTTTCGAAATCAATTGGATGAAGTCAAAGCCACAGTTTCAACCTTGACTACAGAACAAAAGCTAATTGCTAGCTTTTGGGATTGCAATCCTTTTGCAGTGGAGTTTTCGGGGCATATGGCCATAGGAATCAAAAAAATTTCACCCGGAGGACATTGGATCGGAATTACGGGTATTGCAGCAATTCAATCAAATTTAGATTTTTTGGAAACAGCCTATATTCATGCCTTAGTTGGAATGACCCTTCACGATTCTTTTGTATCCTGCTGGAAAGCCAAATACGATACTAATCGAATTCGTCCTGAAACCATCATCAACGAGAAACTCGATCCTCAGTGGAAACCACTTTTGCAAACCCCACCTTTCCCCGAATACACTTCCGGACATTCGGTGATTTCAACGGCTTCAGCTCGAATCCTGACTGCTTACTTTGGAGATAATTATTCATTTGTAGACACCTCAGAATTATACTTTGGACTCCCTGAGCGAGGGTTTTCCTCGTTTAATCAAGCCGCTTCAGAAGCTGCCATTTCACGTCTCTATGGAGGAATTCACTTTCGAGATGCCATTGAGAATGGCGTAATTCAAGGAGAAAAAATTGCAGACTATATTCTTGATCAAACTCAATTAAAGCGTCCATGA
- a CDS encoding sulfatase, whose product MIPSFLPLFLLLSLIQFSKPAENNPSKPNIILIFADDLAYGDLGIYGAKGWKTPNLDQLAKDGTRFTQFYVPHAVCSASRAALLTGAYANRLEIFGALDHTAKHGLNPEETTIAEMLKSQGYQTGMVGKWHLGHLPEFLPTRQGFDHYFGLPYSNDMWPKHPEAKDYYPPLPLIEQEETIALIEDQRELTTWYTAKSLEFIESNQNEPFFLYLAHSMPHVPLFVSDKFKGKSAQGLYGDVMMEIDWSIGEIRKKLTELGLEENTLIIFTSDNGPWLSYGGHAGLTAGLKEGKGTSWDGGIRVPAIFTWPGTIPAGGVQTQAAMTIDILPTISEITQAPLPHLTLDGSSIWSLVQGKKGEPIKPYFAYYNTNELQAVIFGKWKLVFPHTYRTIPEGTIPRNDGLPVKYTQIKLEDPQLYDLSKDLGESTDVSQANPEILKLLNDFAEEARLELGDALTGRTGTGNRKAGRIQP is encoded by the coding sequence ATGATTCCCAGCTTTTTGCCCCTATTTCTACTGCTTTCGTTGATTCAGTTTTCGAAACCAGCGGAGAATAACCCTTCGAAACCCAATATCATTTTAATCTTTGCAGATGATTTGGCTTATGGGGATTTAGGAATTTATGGAGCCAAGGGATGGAAAACACCAAACTTAGACCAATTGGCAAAGGATGGAACACGATTTACTCAATTTTACGTGCCACATGCGGTTTGTTCGGCCTCGAGAGCTGCATTACTAACCGGTGCATATGCTAATCGTCTGGAAATTTTTGGTGCATTGGATCATACTGCCAAACATGGATTAAATCCTGAGGAAACTACAATTGCCGAAATGCTGAAAAGTCAGGGATATCAAACCGGGATGGTCGGCAAGTGGCATCTGGGACATCTCCCAGAATTCTTACCCACTCGGCAAGGTTTTGATCACTACTTCGGTCTTCCCTATTCCAATGACATGTGGCCCAAGCATCCGGAGGCCAAAGATTATTACCCTCCACTACCTTTGATTGAACAGGAAGAAACCATTGCCTTGATCGAAGACCAGCGAGAACTGACTACTTGGTATACCGCCAAGTCTTTAGAATTTATTGAATCCAACCAAAATGAGCCATTTTTCCTCTATCTCGCACACAGCATGCCTCACGTTCCTTTGTTTGTTTCTGACAAGTTTAAAGGGAAATCTGCGCAAGGGCTCTACGGAGATGTGATGATGGAAATTGACTGGAGTATAGGAGAAATCCGAAAAAAACTAACTGAATTAGGCTTGGAAGAAAACACCCTTATCATTTTCACTTCAGACAATGGTCCATGGCTTTCTTATGGAGGTCATGCAGGTCTTACTGCTGGATTGAAAGAAGGCAAGGGTACTTCTTGGGACGGAGGGATTCGAGTTCCAGCTATTTTCACTTGGCCAGGAACTATCCCCGCAGGAGGTGTACAAACTCAAGCTGCGATGACCATCGATATACTTCCCACAATTTCAGAGATCACTCAAGCTCCACTTCCACACTTAACCCTTGATGGAAGTTCGATTTGGTCTTTGGTTCAAGGAAAGAAAGGTGAACCTATAAAGCCCTATTTTGCCTATTACAACACCAATGAACTTCAGGCGGTGATTTTTGGAAAATGGAAGTTGGTCTTTCCCCATACCTACCGAACTATTCCTGAGGGAACAATTCCGAGAAATGACGGACTTCCAGTCAAATACACTCAAATCAAATTAGAAGACCCTCAGCTTTATGATTTGTCCAAAGATTTGGGAGAATCGACCGATGTATCTCAAGCCAACCCTGAAATACTTAAACTTTTGAATGATTTTGCGGAGGAAGCCCGATTGGAATTGGGAGATGCCTTGACTGGACGGACAGGAACGGGAAACCGAAAAGCAGGAAGAATCCAGCCTTAG
- a CDS encoding DUF2116 family Zn-ribbon domain-containing protein gives MDQKRTCLNCGKPIQGRIDKKFCDDSCRNTYNNQLNAAETNLIRNINHLLKKNRNILSMLIPEGENLAKTNREKLVREGFNFKYFTHTYTNQKGNVYCYCYDFGYLPLEGDWFLIVRGKE, from the coding sequence ATGGATCAAAAACGAACCTGTCTCAATTGCGGTAAACCAATTCAAGGAAGAATCGACAAGAAATTTTGTGATGATTCTTGCCGAAACACCTACAATAACCAGCTGAATGCGGCGGAAACCAACCTCATCCGAAACATCAATCATTTGTTGAAAAAGAACCGGAACATTCTTTCGATGCTGATCCCGGAGGGAGAAAACTTGGCAAAAACCAACCGGGAAAAATTGGTTCGTGAGGGATTTAATTTCAAATACTTCACCCACACCTATACCAATCAAAAAGGTAATGTGTATTGCTATTGTTACGACTTTGGGTATCTGCCTTTGGAAGGAGATTGGTTTTTAATAGTTCGAGGAAAGGAATAG